In Acanthopagrus latus isolate v.2019 chromosome 17, fAcaLat1.1, whole genome shotgun sequence, the following are encoded in one genomic region:
- the cldn12 gene encoding claudin-12, with translation MSCRDIHATNAFAFIIAIVSVGGIAVAALIPQWRITRLVTFNRNAKNISVYDGLWAKCVKQDGYSGCYYYDSEWYSKVDLLDLRLLQFCLPIGLLLGSLALLLCMAGMCKTCCCSDKPEPDIKTLKFLVNSAGCHLVAAMFLFLGGAIAIAPSVWFLFRTKELNIRYDNIFSDGFAVYVSIGCSGGLMLASLLMLMWYCMCKKLPSPFWLPLPSMPTSLSAQPLTANGYPPSPVYGPQPFPPQTYPPTVIDTQPYLPVQGYAQSVVAPAPPQVYMSQMSAPDGYGSEVGGTQAYSYAPSQSYAPSQSYAPSQGYTSTYAGHRYSSRSRMSAIEIDIPVLTQGQ, from the exons ATGTCGTGCCGGGACATCCATGCTACCAATGCTTTTGCCTTCATCATTGCAATTGTCTCTGTGGGAGGGATTGCTGTGGCAGCGTTAATCCCACAGTGGCGTATAACAAGACTCGTCACCTTCAATCGCAATGCCAAGAATATCAGCGTGTATGATGGGCTGTGGGCTAAATGTGTGAAGCAGGATGGCTATTCAGGATGTTACTACTATGATTCAGAG TGGTACTCTAAGGTGGACCTGCTGGATCTGCGGCTCCTGCAGTTCTGTCTGCCTATAGGCCTGCTGCTCGGCTCTCTGGCCTTGCTGCTGTGCATGGCAGGAATGTGTaagacctgctgctgctcagacaagCCTGAACCAGACATTAAGACCCTCAAATTCCTGGTAAACAGCGCGGGCTGTCACCTGGTGGCAGCGATGTTTTTGTTCCTCGGAGGAGCCATCGCCATCGCGCCCTCCGTGTGGTTCCTCTTTCGCACCAAGGAACTGAACATCAGATATGACAACATCTTCTCTGACGGCTTTGCTGTGTATGTTTCTATTGGCTGCTCTGGAGGACTGATGCTCGCCTCCCTGCTGATGTTAATGTGGTACTGTATGTGTAAAAAGCTGCCTTCACCCTTCTGGTTGCCTCTGCCCTCCATGCCTACCTCTCTGTCCGCCCAGCCGCTCACCGCCAACGGATATCCTCCTTCCCCAGTTTATGGTCCTCAGCCCTTCCCACCACAGACCTATCCCCCCACAGTGATCGACACCCAGCCGTATTTGCCCGTCCAGGGCTATGCACAAAGTGTGGTCGCCCCTGCACCACCACAGGTATACATGTCTCAGATGTCTGCTCCAGACGGGTACGGTTCAGAGGTGGGAGGGACCCAGGCCTACAGCTATGCACCCTCACAAAGTTATGCTCCCTCACAGAGCTACGCTCCCTCTCAGGGCTACACATCCACCTACGCAGGCCACCGCTACTCCAGCCGCTCACGGATGTCTGCCATAGAGATCGACATTCCTGTGCTGACACAGGGACAGTAA